The DNA sequence TCAACCTTTTTTAAAAAAAATGCTCCCGCATCAGAATAAAATAAATAATCTCCATTATTTATTTTATTTAATGTTTTTAATATAAAATATGGCTTCCAAAGCCAATATCCACCACCTCTTTTTTGAGATAAAATATTTTTATTTTTATTGTAAAATTCATAATCTATATCATTTGGGGTATAACCCATTATTTTATCAAAATTACCATTCATTTTTGCCATTATTAGTGCAAATTTTTTTTGTTTTAAAAATTTTTCATCTCCATAGGTTGTAAAAAATTTCATAACTTTACCCACCCTTCAGAAACAATATCTATTTTTTTATAATCATTAAACCATTTATTAGGAGCTATAACTATTTTGTCTGGATTTTTATTTAGCCATGCTACCCACCAACTAAATGTACTATTAGCAATAATGTTGTTTTTACATTGACTCATTAAATACATATCTTTATAACTTTCAAAACCTTTATTCCATTCAATAAAATAAATCTCTTTATTATTAAAATTTATATTCTCTTTTACCCAATTTATTTCATCAGAAAAAATAAAAAAAATGGGGTTTTCTATTTTTTTTGATATTATTTTAATTGCATTTTCATAATAATTTTTATCACAAATATTCCCAAGAATTCTTTTATATTTTGGATTACTATAATAATCTCCTCTTCTAATATGAATACTCACAGAATTAGAATTTTTTATTTTTATTAATACTTCATTATTTTTTATATCTCTACCATCTATTTTAGGAAATTCAAATTTGTTTCTAACAATATCCTCAATCCCCTCAAAATACTTTGAACTTTGCCATAATCCACTATAAAATAAAATTTCTTCTTTTTTCTCAGCTCTATATACATTTTCTTTATATAAAAAATCTTCTCCTTCATTAATATAACTTTTTTTCACTCCAAAAATTTTTCTTCTTATTTTTGAAAATATATTTTGTTCTCTGTCAATATATTTTTTTACTTTTTCATTAGAAATCATAGATTCTTTTATTTTAAAGATTCTTTCTAATTCATATCCGTTATTATCTTTAACTTCTTTAAATCTGTCAAGATATAAAGCTACATTTTCACTTCCATATTTTTCTCTTAATGATAAATAAAAAGCATATTGAAACATTTGATTTCCTAGTCCACCTATTATTTCTACTACTTTCATGTATTTTTCCCACTCCTTATTTTTCTAATTTTAGTCAGTTATAAAATTCTGCAAACCTTAATTTTATTATCTTCAAACTTTATAAATAATTCTATTATCCCTACATCCCTTCAATGTGGCGGGAGTGTGTATTTTTTGACATTGCCATAAAACATACTTAACACTCCTCTTTTTGTTTGGTTTTTCAAGGGTATTTTGCAACTATCTATTTCTAATTTAAACCAATGTATAAAATAAATTGTATCTCATATATTATAATTTAATAACTTTTTTTAATTATTCTTTTATTTTTTTAAAGCTAATTTTATAAAATTAAAAAAAGTAATCCTAAAATCTAAAAAAAACATAAAAGGCCACTTCCAATTATTGTAAACTAATTGTCCTATAAACTGACTTAATATTAACCCTAATATTCCAATTGAAAAATATTTTAAAAATATAAAACTTAAAAAAATAATAAATATCCCTGTTAAAATACTTGATTTTACAATTGGAACTGTATTATTTGTCATAATTAAACCTGCAAAAATAGAATGTTGTACTTCTAAAAAATACATTATAAAAATAATAATTAAATAACTTTCTTTTAATAATTCTTTATTTGAAATAAACATTATAATTTTGTTTCCAAATAAAATTATAAAAATCCCTTCAATACTATATAAAACCATAGAAATTATAAATAATTTTGAAGATATTATTAAAAAATTTTGCATTGTTTTTTTTAACCTTAAATTATTTAATTTAGGAACATATACATTAAATAAAGTCATTGCTGTTGTCACTGCAATATTAAAAATTTGCATTGTTAGTGCAAACTCTCCAAACTCTTTTAATGATAAATACTTAGCTCCTATTAAATAATTAGCTTTTAAAGTCAAAAAAGCACCTAAAGAGGCTAATCCCATTTTTTTAGAATTATAAAATATAATAAGAAATAAATCTATTAATTCTTTTTTACTTATAAATTTATTTTTTCTTAGCTTTATTTTAGTTTCATTATCAAAAAAGTATTTATTAGATAGAATCCTATTAAATAATGCTCCTATTAAATTAGATATTGCTATTCCAAATAAACCATATCCTAAATTTAATAATAAAAATGAAAAAAATATATAAATTAATTTTGAATAAACTAAAGACTTATTTGATTCTTTTATTAATCCTCGCCCTAATAAAAGTGGAGTATAATAATAATAATAAAAGTTAATAGTAGCAGAAAATATATAAATATTCCAAACATAAATATAATAATTCGCCTTATCCAATCCTTTTACTATAGAATAAATATATACATTCCCTAAAGTTATGAGTAAAAAAAATGCTATTATAGAAATAAAGAAATAAATTTTTTTTGACACAAAAATTAATTTCTTTAATAAATAATAATCAATTTCTTCAGAAAACAAAATATTTATTCCGTTTTTTTTCAATTCCTTTGCTCCACTATATACGTAAGAAACATTTCTTAAAATGCTAGTTTGAAATCCAAAATCTAATAAATTTACCAATGCTGTTACTGTTAAAAATATATACCAAATTCCTATTTCCTCATTAGTTAATTTTTTTAAAATTACTGGCAATAAAAATAATCCCGTTCCAATTTGTGTTATTCTCGCTAAATATCCCCAAATTATATCTTTTTTAGAGATTTTTATATCCATAATTAATTTCTCCTTTTTATACACAACTCATATCAATAATTTCTATATTAAGTTATTTAACCTTTAATAATCCTAACTTATTATAAATCTTTAGCAAAAATACTTTAAAATCTTTTCTATATATTTCTCCTGTACTTCCCGATTCTCCTTTAAATATTGGATATTGCTTAAAATAAGTTGTTTTTTTATTTTTTAATTGTGCATAAAAACAATGTTCTAAAAAATAAAAAGTTCTGTCATCTACATTTTCATATATATCAATTAATTCTGCTTTATAAAATTTTATAGATACTTTAAAAAAACGTGTATCTACACTTTTAGTCCTTGGATATTGTTTAAAAAAAGTATTTTTAGATTTTACTTTTAATAAAAAATTTAAATTTTCTATATATAATCTTCCCGTTAATTTAAAAAAACTATCATCTTCTTCATTCTCAATTTTTTTTAATATTTCGCTATTTAATATAGCATATTTTAAAATTTCACCTTCCCCATACCCCTTTCCTTTTTTTATAATCATATCTTCATTTCCTAAAAATGAAATTAATTCTATAAGTTTATTATTCTCTTTAGCTATCAGACGCAATCTTTTAAAACCTTCATCTAATTCAAAATTATAATTTGTATTTTCACAAAAAATAATATTTTTTACTTCTTTTAACTTTAATATTTTCTCTAAATTTTCAATATATTGTTTTCGTCTTTTATCAGAATCAACCAAATTTAAATAAGGAGTATTTAAATTTGGTCTAATAGTTCCTGTTAATAATAAAGTAGCTAACATTTTTCTCTCCTAAACAATTTTATATTTTAATCTCTCTCCAAATACCACTCATAAACTTTTCTTATTCCATCCTCCAATTTCACTTTATGTTTCCACCCTGTTTTATGCAATCTATCAACATTTAATAACTTTCTTGGTGTCCCATCAGGTTTACTTATATCATTTACTATTTTCCCTTTGTATCCAACTACTTTTTTGATAATTTCAGCTAATTCTCTTATTTCTATATCTTCTCCAGTTCCCATATTTACATGTATTTCATCACTATAATTATTCATAAGATGTATTAATGCATCTGCCAAATCATCTACATACATAAATTCTCTTCTTGGTTTACCTGTCCCCCACATAACAACTTCTTTATCTCCATTTACTTTTGCATCATGAAATTTTCTAATAAGTGCGGGCATTACATGGCTTGTTTCAAGGTCAAAATTATCATTTATACCATATAAATTTGTAGGCATAGCTGATATAAAATCTACTCCATATTGTCGCCTATAAAATTTACATAATTCTATACCACTTATCTTAGCTATTGCATATGCTTCATTTGTAGGTTCTAAATATCCACTTAATAACTCTTCCTCTACCATTGGTTGTTTCGCAAATTTTGGATATATACAAGAACTACCTAAAAATAGTAATTTTTTTACACCATATGTATAAGCACTATGAATTATATTTGTTTCTATCATTAAATTATCATATATAAATTCTGCTGGATATGTATTATTAGCATGTATTCCTCCAACTTTTGCTGCTGCTAAAAATACATAATCTGGTTTTTCCTCTCCAAAAAACTTTTCTACGTCTAATTGTCTTCTTAGATCAAGCTCTTTTGAAGTCCTATGTATTATATTGCTATAACCTAATTCATTAAGTCTCCTAATAATAGCAGAACCAACCATACCTCTATGTCCTGCTATATATATTTTAGCATTTTTATCCATTTTATCCCTCCTAAAAAGAAACCACGAATATTCTCGAATGAAAACGAATATTCTTGTTATAAATATTTATAATATATAAATTTTATTTAAACACTATTCTTTGATATTCTAATCTTTCATTTTTAAAGTTTATAATCATACCTAATTTTTTATTAGTTGCTTTCAAATAATAAAAAAATAATCTACACTTTAATCTGTACCCTTTGTCAAGTACATTTTAAAAAAAAGTAGTTAAGCTGATTTATTTTCTAAAAGATGATTTCTATATTTTATAGGAGTCATCTTTTTTAATCCCCACTGACATCTATAATTATTATAATAATCCATATAATCATCAATCTCATTAATTAATTCTTCAAATGTATTACATTCTTTAATATTTGCTTCATCTTTAAAGTGGCCAAAAAATGATTCTTGAGGAGCATTGTCCCAGCAATTACCTCTTCTTGACATTGACTGATCTAAGCCACTATTTTTAACTAATTTTTGAAATGTTGGGCTTGTATAATGGACTCCTTGATCAGAATGTATTAATGCATCCTTATGAATTTTAAAGCTTTTGTTTTCCATAAGAGTTCTTATTGTTTCTGTTGCAATTTCTAACTTAATATTTTTAGATAATACATATGCAGGTATTTCTCCTGTTGAACTATCCTTAATAGTTGATAAATACGCACGTTGACCATTACCATATGATAGGTATGTTATATCTGTTAATAATATTTTCCCTGGTATTTCTTGTTTAAATTCCCTATTCAATTTATTTGGAATAGTTGTATGCTCTTTTGTAGCCTTTGCTATTCTCTTATAAGGATTTGCCTTTCTAATCGTACATACAATACTATATTTTTTCATAATTCTTCTGATTTTTTTCAGATTAAAAATTGTAGCAAATTCATTTTCTAAAGTCATTTTTATCTGTCTAGCTCCCTTTTGCCTACCTTTGAATTCATATGCTTTTATGATTAAATCTCTTGCTTTTTCATCTTCTAATTCTTGATTGCTTTTATTTGTTTTGGAAGTTTCAGACAAATAGTTATAATAACTTGTTCTAGAAATTTCTGCAACTTCACATAAATATTTTATAATATTTTTTACACCACTTGTTTCTATTACATCTTTGATTATAACAAACTTTTCTGATGGCGATAATTCAATTAATTTACCGTTCACCTCTCTTTCTCGCACGTCTAGCTTTTTTAGCAAATCAATCTCCGCTTGAAGATAATCATTTTTTACTTGAAGCCTTTCATATTTCTCTTCTAAAGATAGCTCTCTTTCTAAAGGTCGTCCAGAGTTCTCTTTTCTTCTATCATCTAACCCTAATACTCCTTGCTCTTTATAGGCACGTCTCCATCTTGCTGCTGCTGATCGAATCCTTTTCATCCCTAATACTTGTACGTCAAATCCATATTTTTCAAATATTGCTCTAGGTAAAATTTTATCTTGACTTTCTGCAATAAAAATTCTTCTGAATTCTGATGTATATGTGATTGCCTTAGAACTTATAGTTTTGACATATTTATTTTTTGATAAAATTTCAATCTCTTTTTTTGTGAATATTTTGTTGCTCATGAAATCCTCCAATCTATTAAATTAACATTATAGATATTATATAAAAATACCATATCTGATGCAACTTTTTTTTAAATGTCCATCTTATAGGGTACAGTATACTTCATCTGGTAAGATATAAATGTTTTTCTAAATTTTTGGCTTCTGAAAAATTTTGTTTTGAAAAATCGCATATTTCAAAAAAACGGCGTAGCTTATTTTCTAAACAAATTTATACTTTCCTAACAAATTAAAAAGTTGTGCTCTATGTATATCTTTAATTTTTTCAACTGTTTTTAATTCTAAAATTATTTTATTACCAACTAGAATATCTGCTATATAACTTCCTATCTCTTTTCCGTGAAAAATTACTTTTATATTCTTTTGTTGTTCTGCATATATCCTTTTTTCATGAAAAAGAACCATCATTGCATTTTCATATACTTTTTCTAAAAAACCGTTCCCAAGCTCATTATGAACTTCCATTGCTATTCCTATTATTTTATAAGATGAATCTTTATATACAATCCCCTCCACATCTAATCCCCTTTTATAACCCTATCATTCATTACTAATTCCCATAAATATATTTATTCGTTACCATTCGTTTTATTCGTGGTTAATATTTTTTAATCAAAAGATTTTCTAATTCGTTCCTCTTTCGCTACCATTTTCATATCTGATTTAACCATTATCTTAACTAATTCTTTAAATGAAGTATTTGTTGGATTCCATCCTAATTTTTCTTTTGCCTTAGTTGGGTCTCCTAATAATTGTTCAACTTCTGTAGGTCTAAAGTATTTTGGATCTACTTCCACTAATACTTTTCCTGTAGATTTATCTACTCCTTTTTCATCTATTCCTGTTCCTTGCCATTCAAGTTCTATTCCTGCTTCTTTAAATGCTAAAGTTGTAAATTCTCTTACTGTGTGCATTTCTCCTGTAGCTATTACAAAATCTTCTGGTTTATCATATTGCAATATAAGCCACATACACTCTACATAATCTTTTGCATATCCCCAATCTCTTTTTGCATCCATATTTCCTAAATATAATTTTTTTTGTTTCCCTGATTTTATTCTTGCTACTGCAAGAGTTATTTTTCTTGTTACAAATGTTTCTCCTCTTCGTTCTGACTCATGATTAAACAGTATTCCATTTACAGCAAACATATCATATGCTTCTCTATAATTTTTAGTTATCCAAAATCCATACATTTTTGCTACTGCATAAGGACTTCTTGGATAAAATGGTGTCGTTTCGCTTTGTGGTACTTCTTGCACTTTTCCATATAATTCAGAAGTTGAAGCTTGATATATTTTTGTTTTTTTCTCAAATCCTAAAAATCTAACCGCTTCTAATAATCTTAAAGTTCCTATCCCATCAGTATCTGCTGTGTACTCTGGCACTTCAAAAGATACCTGTACATGTGATTGAGCAGCTAAATTATAAATTTCAGTTGGCTCTATTTCTCTTATTAATCTAATTAAATTTGTAGAATCTGTCATATCTCCATAATGCAATTTAACTTTTCTTTCTTTGTGCATATCTTGTATTAATTCATCTATATATAAATGTTCTATTCTTCCTGTATTAAAACTAGAACTTCTTCTTATAATTCCATGTACTTCATACCCTTTTTCTAATAATAATTCAGCAAGATAAGACCCATCTTGTCCTGTTATTCCTGTTATTAATGCTACTTTTGACATTATATTGCCCCTCTCTATATTTATTTTTCAATCTCAAATTAACTCAAATAATTAAATTAGCTCCAATTATTTATAAGTTAAATCTTTATATAATTTTTCTTCCGTAATTCCCTTTTCAAATCTATACCTTCTTTTTATCCTTCATCCGCTTTTATCCCGTGCATATCTCGTGGTTTCAAATTTTATTTTTTTTATCTTTTTTATTCATAATTTCATAATTCTACATATAAAATTAATTGTTTTTTATTTGAACAACACTATAATACCATTTCAGCTTACTTTTGTCAATAAGCAATCCACTTATTTTTAGACCAAATTTTACATTCCAATTACCTTTTGATTTTTTTTAAATATGCTTCAAATATTAATATCCTTCGTGGTATTTTTAATCTTTTATTATTTAGATATCAAATTAACAAATTCATTTTCTAATTCATTTTCCAATTCGATATCCCAAAGCAATACCAGTACATCTCCTTTTTTGATATCCTCTTTATTCAAAATATGCTCGTAAACCACTTTTTTGGAATCCAATGTCATCTTTGCTATTTCAAATATTTCATCCTTTTCACCTAATAAATATATATTTTTATCTAATGAGTTCTCTATAATTATATTAATTTTATTTGATAGCTTTATTATTTCATTATATGATTTTTTTATATATCTTAATGTCTTTTTTGTTTTTTCCTTTATCCCTTGTGGTGTCAAAATATATTTCATAGTTTTAGGAGTCATCTGTTCTGTTTTTAATAACCCTGTTTTGACACATTTTTTTATTAATGAATTTACCATTCCTAATGAAAATGATGTCCTCTTTGCTATTTCTCTTTGAGTCATTGTAGGATTATCTTCCAATACTTCCAAAATCTCTATTTCTTTTGTTATTTTTCTCACCGCCTTGTTTTTTTATTGAACAATATTATTGTATCATTATATCCCTATTGTGTCAATTGACTTTTTTTATCATTTATAAAATAATTGTAAAATTTTAGCCACATATAACCGAATATAATTATTAATCAGTATTTATCTAAATTTACCTTATATCTTCAATTTTTTCTTCGTGTACCTTTGCGATCTTCGCATCTTTGCGCTGAAATTATTCTCTCTACAAAAACTCTCCCACTCCTCATACCCATCATCCCGCTACTCTTTTTTTCTCAACAAAATGCATATATATCAATATAAAAATCCCTATTAAAACAGATATACCCATTAATAAATAACTTTTTCCTATTCCATATTTTTCATAAATAAACCCTGCTATAAATTGAAAAAACATCGCACTAAATCCACCTGTAGAAACTGAATATAATGCTAAAGCCATTGTCCTTCTTTCTTTAGCTGTATTTTCTTTTATATAATTAATTGCAACCACTATATAAAGCCCTATTGAAAGACCTTGTAAAAAAAATGTAGCAATTATAATAATAGGAGATGGCATCAAACTATAAACGATCCACCTTATAAAAAATGATGATGCAGCCAAAACTAAAGCTCCTTCACTCCCAATTCTTTTAATAATTTCATTACTCTTACTCATAAATGGAACTTCACTTAATGCAAATAATAAAAAAGCAAATCCAGTTCCAGCCACTTCTCCTCCAATTTTTTCATAAAATATTGAAAAATAAGTATTATTCGCATACATTGTCCCCATTATAAAAAAACTGCTTAATAAAAACAGTATATATTTTTTATTTTTCAATAACAATAATATATCATGATAATCTATGTTATCTTGAGGCTTTGCTCCTTTTACATCTATTTTTCTCAAAATATAAAATGAAATAACATAAAACATCGGAAAAACAACAAATATAGCATAAATATTAGTTAAATCTATCATAATTCCTGTAAAAAAAACACCTACTGCAAATCCAACTGAACCCCATAATCTCATTTTTCCATAATCATATTTTGCTGTTGATAATACAGTATCAAAAATCGGTCCCATTCCACAATTAAACAAATAAAAAATAAAAAACATTAACATAGCCATTTTAAAATCTTTAAATACCGATAATGATATTTCTAAAAATGACAACATAACAATTAAAAACATAAGTATTTTTTTATATTCTCCAGTTTTATCAGACATATAGCCCCAGATAGGCTGTACAAATATAGATATCAAAGCTCCAAGAGATATAATAATCCCTATTTCTGTACCTGTAAAATGTATACTATCTAAATATTTCCCTACATATGCAAAAAACGCTCCTCCACCAAAAAAAATTGAAAAATTAAGGATTCTATAATTCAAGTATTCTTTTTTGTCCATTTGTACTCTCCTAAAATTTTGTCTATGAATGACTTAAAAATCACTTATTCATTTGGCAATAAAAAAATTGTTTTTTAAATATTCCATTGTGTCCTATTATAGTTTTTATAACGTTTTTTGTCAATAGTATTTAAATCGAAAAGATTACATATTATTGCAGTTCAGATGTATATAAAAATTGAAATAATTAACCGTAGAGACGTAGCATGCTACGTCTCTACAACCACAAAAATAATATGTAGAAACACGATTTATCGTGTTTTTTTAATAAGATAATTTACCCACAAAAATGTATTTTTTAATTTTTTCAAAAATCAGCCTAATAGAAACAATGGTTTAAGCAATAGTAATTTTAGGAAATTCATCATAAACATAGTTTTTGTGGTTGAACCATAAAATAAATTAAAAGATGATAAATAAAGACGTGCAAACATAGATATGAAAACAGGAGGCACGATAAATCGTGCCTCTACAATGGATGAAAAATTACAACATGGAAAATATATATTGAAAAAAGAATATATTCCAATGTTATCAAATTTTTTTCTTCGTGTAACTTTGCGTTCTTCGCGTATTTGTGCTGAATTTATTTCATCTTATATCATTTTATCTCTAACACAGGTATATCATCCATTATTTTCGGCGAATTTTCATCTCCGCCACCAAATATATAAGCTTTCCCCTCTGGTGTTATCCCTCTATAACTATTTTCCAATCCATCATAATCCCAAGTTGCAATATATACTTTTATCCCTTTTAATGTTTTTGGATTCCCTATTGAAGATCCTGAAATTGTAAAATTCATCTCCTTCTTTTCTGGAATAACATTTATTACAGGCGACGGACTCACTGGACTTCCCCAGCTTTTAGCCGAAGCATTTCTGCTTGAATATATAAAGTTTGTCCAGCCGCCTTCTAGTGTCATATAATTCCATTTTAATCCATTTGGCATCTTAGCATTTTGGAATGGCAAATCTTCTATCCCTTCTTGTCCTGGCACTGATATAAATATATTTATTGATACATGGTCAAATTTATATTTAGGATTCCACATTGTTGATATATCTCCCGCCATTTCTAATGAAACTTTCAAATTTTTTCCTGCTGTATAAATTGTTGCTTTTTTTATATCCATTTGATTTGTAAATGTTTCTGCAGTTGGATATTTGTAATTTCCAGTAGGTCCATGGTCATCTCCAACTTTATCATTATATTCTGCTGCTTTTACAAATGGAATATCTACTATAAATTTATATGTTTCAGATAATATATATTTTTTTCTATCTGCTGTTTTAGCATATGCCACTACTGTATGTTTTCCATTTGACATACTCTCCACAGGCATCTCTCCTGTATAACTTCCATCTTCATTGGCTGTTATTTTCACTCCATTTTTTACAGCTCCATCAAATACAAGCAACAATTTTTTTGCTCCATTTACTTTTCCTGATATTGCATAGTTATTACTTAATTTCATTCCATTTTTTACTCCAATTAAACTTACGCTTTCACTATTATCCCCTATTTCCACTTTTTCATCTGTAGCCATATATAATAATCCAGCTCTTGGTGCTAATATTTTTGAGATTTTACCATCTTTCCCAACTACAATATCTTTATCCGCTCTTGATAATCCCTTTAATAATTTTAATTTTGTTCCTTCTGCTAATCCTGTTTTTAGATTATCCAATAACATTGGGTTTTCAGAGGTATTAAATATTACCAAACCTGTTTTTCCTTTATATTCCATTTTATAAGAAAAAATTCCTGCTCCTGTATTTGTATCTTTTATTACTGATAATTTTCCTCTTCTAAACACAGCATTTTCTTTTCTTATTTTTATAATGCTTTGTAAAAATTTATAAGCATCATTATTTTCATCAAAATGGTCTTTTCCTCCTGAACCAAATCCTTCTGCAAACATTGAACCTCTTGTTTCTGTAAATTGTTGTTCAGTTCCATAATATACAACAGGAATTCCTGGAGTTGTCATTATAAACATTAGACTTTGTTTTACCGCAATATAAGGAGCTGATGTTAATAATCTATTCATATCATGATTATCTATAAAATTTAATAATCTATATGGCCTTTTATAATATTTATCTGAATTCCCTAATCTATAAGTTAATGTATCAGTTGCTTTCCCTTCACCAAAAACTTTTTGCAAAGTAATATGTAATGGAAAATCTAATACTGAACTAATTTCTGGTTTTTTATCTGTCCCTTGATAACTTGAAGCCGCTTCATCTCCAGAAGGGCTATAAGGATCTACATTTACCCAAGTTTCTCCAAATGTAAAAAAATCATCTTTTTTAAATTTCTTAGCAAATTCTTGAACTCCTAAATGTTCAGGTGATTTAGAATGTATAAAATCATTCCAAAAATCATGTTCCACATAAACAACTGTATCTATTCTAAATGCATCTACTCCTACATTTTCTATCCAATAATTATACGAATCTTTTAGCGCATCTCTAACTACAGGATTTTCAGTGTTCAAATCATCTAATCCACTCATTTGATAACTTTTTATCTGTTTTTGATCCTTAAAATTTGTTATATCTGGCGTAAAATGATATATTCCAGCTTTTCTATCTTCCTCTTTTCTTGGGTCATTTAAATTAAATGGAAATTGTGTCGGCTTTACTGTTGGCTTTGACTCTAAATTTGCTTCGTAATTTTCACTTAGATCATTTGGATTATATTTTCCTTTATATCTAAAGAAATTCCCAGTATGATTAGGCACAATATCTTGTATTAGATACATTCCATTTTTATGTAATGTAGCTGACAACTCTTTATAGTCATCTAATGTTCCCAAATGTTTATCTACTTCTTTAAAATTTTCTCCCCAATATCCATGATATCCAGAATAATTTACCCACGGATCCCACCATTGATTTGCTACTGGTGGTGTTATCCATACAGCAGTAACTCCCAAATCTTTAATATAATCTAATTTATCCGTTACTCCTTT is a window from the Haliovirga abyssi genome containing:
- the wzx gene encoding O-unit flippase-like protein; its protein translation is MDIKISKKDIIWGYLARITQIGTGLFLLPVILKKLTNEEIGIWYIFLTVTALVNLLDFGFQTSILRNVSYVYSGAKELKKNGINILFSEEIDYYLLKKLIFVSKKIYFFISIIAFFLLITLGNVYIYSIVKGLDKANYYIYVWNIYIFSATINFYYYYYTPLLLGRGLIKESNKSLVYSKLIYIFFSFLLLNLGYGLFGIAISNLIGALFNRILSNKYFFDNETKIKLRKNKFISKKELIDLFLIIFYNSKKMGLASLGAFLTLKANYLIGAKYLSLKEFGEFALTMQIFNIAVTTAMTLFNVYVPKLNNLRLKKTMQNFLIISSKLFIISMVLYSIEGIFIILFGNKIIMFISNKELLKESYLIIIFIMYFLEVQHSIFAGLIMTNNTVPIVKSSILTGIFIIFLSFIFLKYFSIGILGLILSQFIGQLVYNNWKWPFMFFLDFRITFFNFIKLALKK
- the gmd gene encoding GDP-mannose 4,6-dehydratase, with amino-acid sequence MSKVALITGITGQDGSYLAELLLEKGYEVHGIIRRSSSFNTGRIEHLYIDELIQDMHKERKVKLHYGDMTDSTNLIRLIREIEPTEIYNLAAQSHVQVSFEVPEYTADTDGIGTLRLLEAVRFLGFEKKTKIYQASTSELYGKVQEVPQSETTPFYPRSPYAVAKMYGFWITKNYREAYDMFAVNGILFNHESERRGETFVTRKITLAVARIKSGKQKKLYLGNMDAKRDWGYAKDYVECMWLILQYDKPEDFVIATGEMHTVREFTTLAFKEAGIELEWQGTGIDEKGVDKSTGKVLVEVDPKYFRPTEVEQLLGDPTKAKEKLGWNPTNTSFKELVKIMVKSDMKMVAKEERIRKSFD
- a CDS encoding winged helix-turn-helix transcriptional regulator gives rise to the protein MRKITKEIEILEVLEDNPTMTQREIAKRTSFSLGMVNSLIKKCVKTGLLKTEQMTPKTMKYILTPQGIKEKTKKTLRYIKKSYNEIIKLSNKINIIIENSLDKNIYLLGEKDEIFEIAKMTLDSKKVVYEHILNKEDIKKGDVLVLLWDIELENELENEFVNLISK
- a CDS encoding GxxExxY protein, which produces MEGIVYKDSSYKIIGIAMEVHNELGNGFLEKVYENAMMVLFHEKRIYAEQQKNIKVIFHGKEIGSYIADILVGNKIILELKTVEKIKDIHRAQLFNLLGKYKFV
- a CDS encoding MFS transporter, which codes for MDKKEYLNYRILNFSIFFGGGAFFAYVGKYLDSIHFTGTEIGIIISLGALISIFVQPIWGYMSDKTGEYKKILMFLIVMLSFLEISLSVFKDFKMAMLMFFIFYLFNCGMGPIFDTVLSTAKYDYGKMRLWGSVGFAVGVFFTGIMIDLTNIYAIFVVFPMFYVISFYILRKIDVKGAKPQDNIDYHDILLLLKNKKYILFLLSSFFIMGTMYANNTYFSIFYEKIGGEVAGTGFAFLLFALSEVPFMSKSNEIIKRIGSEGALVLAASSFFIRWIVYSLMPSPIIIIATFFLQGLSIGLYIVVAINYIKENTAKERRTMALALYSVSTGGFSAMFFQFIAGFIYEKYGIGKSYLLMGISVLIGIFILIYMHFVEKKRVAG
- a CDS encoding IS3 family transposase produces the protein MSNKIFTKKEIEILSKNKYVKTISSKAITYTSEFRRIFIAESQDKILPRAIFEKYGFDVQVLGMKRIRSAAARWRRAYKEQGVLGLDDRRKENSGRPLERELSLEEKYERLQVKNDYLQAEIDLLKKLDVREREVNGKLIELSPSEKFVIIKDVIETSGVKNIIKYLCEVAEISRTSYYNYLSETSKTNKSNQELEDEKARDLIIKAYEFKGRQKGARQIKMTLENEFATIFNLKKIRRIMKKYSIVCTIRKANPYKRIAKATKEHTTIPNKLNREFKQEIPGKILLTDITYLSYGNGQRAYLSTIKDSSTGEIPAYVLSKNIKLEIATETIRTLMENKSFKIHKDALIHSDQGVHYTSPTFQKLVKNSGLDQSMSRRGNCWDNAPQESFFGHFKDEANIKECNTFEELINEIDDYMDYYNNYRCQWGLKKMTPIKYRNHLLENKSA
- the fcl gene encoding GDP-L-fucose synthase, which translates into the protein MDKNAKIYIAGHRGMVGSAIIRRLNELGYSNIIHRTSKELDLRRQLDVEKFFGEEKPDYVFLAAAKVGGIHANNTYPAEFIYDNLMIETNIIHSAYTYGVKKLLFLGSSCIYPKFAKQPMVEEELLSGYLEPTNEAYAIAKISGIELCKFYRRQYGVDFISAMPTNLYGINDNFDLETSHVMPALIRKFHDAKVNGDKEVVMWGTGKPRREFMYVDDLADALIHLMNNYSDEIHVNMGTGEDIEIRELAEIIKKVVGYKGKIVNDISKPDGTPRKLLNVDRLHKTGWKHKVKLEDGIRKVYEWYLERD
- a CDS encoding alpha-1,2-fucosyltransferase, yielding MKVVEIIGGLGNQMFQYAFYLSLREKYGSENVALYLDRFKEVKDNNGYELERIFKIKESMISNEKVKKYIDREQNIFSKIRRKIFGVKKSYINEGEDFLYKENVYRAEKKEEILFYSGLWQSSKYFEGIEDIVRNKFEFPKIDGRDIKNNEVLIKIKNSNSVSIHIRRGDYYSNPKYKRILGNICDKNYYENAIKIISKKIENPIFFIFSDEINWVKENINFNNKEIYFIEWNKGFESYKDMYLMSQCKNNIIANSTFSWWVAWLNKNPDKIVIAPNKWFNDYKKIDIVSEGWVKL